In the genome of Papio anubis isolate 15944 unplaced genomic scaffold, Panubis1.0 scaffold5591, whole genome shotgun sequence, the window TCCGTGTACACGCTGGTATCTGTTGGGGGTGTCTTGGGCCTCTGAGAAGGGCGAGTGATTTTTCCCCGTGTGAGAACGCAGTGATCCAACTGTGCGTATGTCACCTCCTGAGGGTCTTGTTCATCAGGGCCCTAGAGAGGGAAATGTTGAGTGAGGGAGGGGCTCACATTCTTCAGGACTAGTAGGGAATAAAGCAGTATCTACGAGTCTGGGCCGAGGAGGACCTACCTCCCTGTTCACTGTTCTGTCCCCCGCAGGCTCTTGGTCCATTACAGCAGCATCTGTAGGAGACAAAAGTCATCAAAAGAACTGGGAGGGCACGTCTGGGTCCTCATTTCATGAGCAGAGCCCAACACACAGTGGGAGGCCGTAGGTGCCTGAGGTCCCTCAGCTGCCAAGAGCCAGGCTCAGACATTCTGTTTCTCTGAGTTCAAGACCCCTTCCCATGAATGGCTCTCAATTTCCATCCCATTGATTCTGTCTCCCACTTTCTGCCTGTCATGGAACCTTCTCCTGGATGTCAGTGGCTGCAGGGACATGAGGATACAGTTCAGAATCAGGCAATGGTCTGTGAGCTGAAGGCAAGGACAGGGTGTCTGGTGCTCTCTCTAGAAATCCCTGCCTCTGTGGCTCCTGCCTTGGGCCAGAGACCATCCTGCTGGTGAGGAACACACACCTGCGTGCTCCCATCCCGCTTCCCCACACGACCCTGAGGTCTGTGGCCTCTGCTTCGTGAGACTTACTCTTTTTGTTGGAGCACCAGCgatgcaggagaaagaagaagatggTGAAGAGGATCATGACCACTGAGGTCCCAATCAGAACATGCAGGTGTCTGGGGTTACCTGGAGGAAGAAGAGACTCCAATAAGAAGCTACTCATAGCAGTTCCTTCTAATGGATTGTCTCTCGTTTCTTGATTGACAGGTAACCATGTGGAATGTCTCCTTAGGACAAGCGGCCTGATGGCGGGAGACCCAGCTGTCTCCTGCTCTCTCAGTTATAGCTCTCACAGTCACCATGGAACGTGCTGAACATACAACTGCTTTAGTTTAGATTTTGACCCCTTGAAACCTCACATTGAAATTTAACCCCCAGTGTGGGA includes:
- the LOC116273330 gene encoding killer cell immunoglobulin-like receptor 2DL3 → MSSFLLESLLPPGNPRHLHVLIGTSVVMILFTIFFFLLHRWCSNKKNAAVMDQEPAGDRTVNREGPDEQDPQEVTYAQLDHCVLTRGKITRPSQRPKTPPTDTSVY